The genome window CCTAAAGCCAAGATGCAATCCAGTTAAGGATGAGTGGATTGACTCGTTCCGGAGTTTCATCGTGGGGGCAATGACCGGCCTTATCTAAGGGCACGATTGTCATCGCTGGGTTTAGCTTAGCAAATAGGGGGATCAATGTCGGTGGCACCATCTGATCCTGTTTGCCCCAAATCAACAACAGTGGTATCTGAAGTTTTGGTAAGGCAATTTTTGCCGTTAGCTTGCCGGGGGGGGAGTTAAGCATAGCTCGCAGGGCGCAACTAGCTCCGTGGTCATAGGCAGGGCGAGACAATAGATCCACTAGCTCATTGGTCACGCGGCTGCGATCAGCATAGGCTTGTTGTGCCCACGATCGAATCACCGATGGATGACGAATAAACCCGAACACAGGGTTAAACAAAACTGGCTGAGTAAGAATTCCCTTAATGGCGGCTGTCAACGGTTGTAGCCATCGCCCTAGGTTGCGGAGTACAGGTCGCATAGGTGCAGGGAAAAACTCATCAACAACT of Cyanobacteriota bacterium contains these proteins:
- a CDS encoding alpha/beta fold hydrolase; this translates as VVLVGNSIGSLVCMATAAAYPEIVRGVVMLNLPDSSVVDEFFPAPMRPVLRNLGRWLQPLTAAIKGILTQPVLFNPVFGFIRHPSVIRSWAQQAYADRSRVTNELVDLLSRPAYDHGASCALRAMLNSPPGKLTAKIALPKLQIPLLLIWGKQDQMVPPTLIPLFAKLNPAMTIVPLDKAGHCPHDETPERVNPLILNWIASWL